From a region of the Kwoniella mangroviensis CBS 8507 chromosome 1 map unlocalized Ctg01, whole genome shotgun sequence genome:
- a CDS encoding pre-mRNA-splicing factor SLU7, translating to MLNTSAALQGGKMSREEFRRQKDLDAARKAGTAPAAVDEEGNAINPHIPEYITKAPWYADTGKPSLAHQRIGKSDGPALKLDEWYERGQTAGPAAKKYRKGACENCGAMTHKKKDCLERPRKKGAKFTNKDIAPDEVIQNFQSDYDSKRDRWNGYDPSSYKNIVDEYEATEAARKKYREEEIDNQTSTADMSTAKKLAKKEKKENGGGGDDDDFGSSDEDEDDEDKYAEAADQIGQKLDTKTRITVRNLRIREDTAKYLHNLDAESAYYDPKTRSMRDAPVQGMAPEDMKFAGDNFQRYSGDATNIQKLQMFAWQSSQRGHNVHMLANPTAGELLHKEFQEKKEVLKDTNKNSILARYGGEEHLERLPRELLNGQTEDYVEYSRSGQVVKGRERAIPRSKYDEDVYINNHTAVWGSYYDLSSGQWGYGCCHSLISGSYCTGEAGKTANSSSSVSALLESSARVKEIEEKAEKERKSLAEQHLEDLASGKKDKGKEREAPKYGSRPDDLLDDDKVDLDKEKLRKALEQEKKRKGLNEDDAWEQNKKSKTDVTQEEMEAYRLSRQGYEDPMANYKDTGDYDLV from the exons ATGCTCAACACCAGTG CTGCCCTCCAAGGGGGTAAGATGTCTCGAGAGGAATTCCGACGACAAAAAGATCTCGACGCAGCTCGTAAAGCCGGTACAGCCCCCGCTGCagtcgacgaagaaggaaatgCTATCAACCCCCATATTCCAGAATATATCACCAAAGCACCTTGGTATGCCGATACTGGTAAACCATCATTGGCACATCAACGTATCGGTAAAAGCGATGGACCCGCGTTAAAGTTagatgaatggtatgagAGAGGTCAGACGGCTGGTCCGGCAGCAAAGAAATATCGTAAAGGAGCATGTGAGAATTGCGGAGCGATGACAcataagaagaaagattgTCTAGAAAGACCTCGTAAGAAGGGAGCCAAATTTACCAATAAGGATATAGCTCCTGATGAGGTGATTCAGAATTTCCAAAGTGATTACGATTCAAAGAGAGATAGGTGGAATGGATatgatccatcatcatataaGAACATAGTAGATGAATATGAAGCTACTGAAGCTGCCAGAAAGAAAtacagagaagaagaaattgataATCAAACTTCAACTGCGGACATGTCAACAGCCAAGAAATTagcaaagaaagaaaagaaggagaacgGAGGcggaggggatgatgatgatttcggCTCtagtgatgaggatgaagatgatgaagataaatATGCAGAGGCTGCTGATCAGATCGGTCAGAAGTTGGATACGAAGACTAGAATTACAGTCAGGAATTTGCGTATCAGAGAGGATACGGCGAAATATCTTCATAATCTAGATGCGGAATCGGCATACTATGATCCAAAGACTAGATCGATGAGAGATGCCCCTGTACAAGGTATGGCTCCGGAGGAT ATGAAATTCGCAGGAGACAATTTCCAGCGATACTCAGGAGACGCAACCAACATACAGAAACTACAGATGTTCGCCTGGCAATCGTCTCAACGTGGGCACAACGTTCATATGCTTGCCAATCCGACGGCTGGTGAATTGTTACACAAAGAATtccaggagaagaaagaggtacTCAAGGACACCAACAAGAATTCGATCTTGGCCAGGTACGGTGGTGAAGAGCATTTGGAGCGATTGCCCAGAGAGCTATTGAATGGTCAGACGGAGGATT ATGTCGAATACTCTCGATCCGGTCAAGTCGTGAAAGGTAGAGAAAGGGCTATACCGAGATCcaagtatgatgaagatg TATATATCAACAATCACACCGCCGTCTGGGGATCATACTACGACTTATCAAGTGGACAATGGGGATATGGATGTTGTCATTCCCTCATATCCGGTTCTTACTGTACAGGTGAAGCGGGTAAGACAGCCAACAGTTCATCAAGTGTATCAGCTCTATTAGAATCTTCAGCAAGGGTaaaagagattgaagaaaaggccgagaaagagaggaaatcaTTGGCAGAACAACATCTAGAAGATCTAGCTTCGGgcaagaaagataaaggcAAAGAAAGAGAGGCACCGAAATATGGTAGTAGACCTGATGATTTGTTGGACGATGATAAAGTAGAtttggataaagagaaattgagaaaAGCTCTGGAgcaggaaaagaagaggaaaggtttaaatgaagatgatgcttGGGAACAAAATAAGAAATCGAAAACTGATGTCACTCAGGAAGAAATGG AGGCATACAGGTTATCAAGACAGGGATACGAAGATCCAATGGCGAATTACAAAGATACGGGTGATTACGATCTGGTTTAA
- a CDS encoding branchpoint-bridging protein — protein sequence MWRPAARTTGTNDVPIGNKRRFGLPEEAPPPSNPPSHAPRPPASDIQFFNGRQDRERSDRDDYGPRDDYDRRRDDYRRDDRDRYGGSGGGDRDRYGGDDRRGRYDEPERGRERDAAGEEGPRKRRSRWGDAKVDVPGLPVAITGKVSQAELDNYAIHVRLEEINRKLRTGDVVPPEGQRSPSPPPSYDAYGRRTNTREIRYRKKLEDEKARLVDRAMKSDPNFRPPAEMQNRRGGGKPSDKVYIPVKEFPEINFFGLLVGPRGNSLKRMERESGAKISIRGKGSVKEGKGRPGDFPEDEQDELHCLITADTEDKVKGCVALINRVIETAASTPEGQNDHKRNQLRELASLNGTLRDDENQLCQNCGEKGHRRWECPQQRVYSANVICRLCGGAGHMARDCRGRGDPNLAQNKQTAFDSEYTALMAELGEGGSGGAASGRPAGAIGAAPPAQDRVPPWRVPENWISHGPGGPRGPPGGGGGYGGPPQQGYQQQGYGQGGAGYGYGGGYGGQDNGYGQGAPAGGADPYAAYYASMGQQAPTAA from the exons ATGTGGAGACCAGCAGCCCGGACGACGGGAACTAACGAT GTACCTATAGGTAACAAAAGACGATTTGGCTTACCCGAAGAGGCTCCTCCCCCTTCCAACCCTCCATCACACGCCCCACGACCTCCCGCCTCCGATATACAGTTCTTCAACGGTCGTCAAGACCGAGAACGTTCCGACCGAGATGATTACGGACCAAGGGATGATTATGAtagaaggagggatgattACAGACGTGATGACAGGGATAGATATGGCGGTAGCGGTGGAGGAGACAGAGATAGATATGGAGGTGATGACAGGAGAGGTCGATATGATGAACCtgaaaggggaagagaaagggatgcggctggagaag AGGGACCCAGAAAGAGACGATCAAGATGGGGAGATGCCAAAGTCGATGTACCCGGTCTTCCAGTAGCCATCACGGGTAAGGTCTCCCAAGCCGAATTGGACAATTATGCTATTCACGTTCGACTGGAAGAGATCAACCGAAAATTACGTACTGGCGATGTAGTACCTCCTGAAGGACAACGATCACCTTCGCCTCCACCCTCATACGACGCTTACGGTCGAAGGACCAATACTCGTGAGATCCGATACCGAAAGAAGTTGGAGGATGAAAAGGCAAGATTGGTAGACAGAGCTATGAAATCCGATCCCAACTTCAGGCCGCCAGCGGAGATGCAAAACAGACGAGGTGGCGGTAAGCCAAGTGATAAAGTTTATATCCCAGTGAAAGAATTTCCAGAAATCAACTTCTTCGGTTTACTTGTTGGTCCCCGTGGTAATTCCCTtaagagaatggaaagagaaagtggTGCCAAGATTAGTATTAGAGGTAAAGGCAGtgtgaaagaaggtaaaggcAGACCAGGTGATTTCccagaagatgaacaagatgaattgCATTGTCTCATCACCGCGGATACCGAAGACAAGGTAAAGGGATGTGTAGCGTTGATTAACAGGGTTATTGAAACT GCCGCTTCTACACCCGAAGGTCAGAATGATCACAAGCGAAATCAGCTCCGAGAACTTGCTTCGCTTAACGGTACTCTTCGAGACGATgagaatcagctttgtcAGAATTGTGGTGAGAAGGGTCATcgaagatgggaatgtccTCAACAACGAGTGTACAGTGCCAATGTCATTTGTAGATTATGTGGTGGTGCAGGACACATGGCGAGAGATTGTAGAGGACGAGGGGATCCCAACCTTGCTCAGAACAAGCAAACCGCTTTCGACTCTGAATATACCGCGCTTATGGCCGAActtggtgaaggtggaagtggaggtgcTGCTTCCGGCAGACCGGCCGGTGCTATCGGTGCCGCACCTCCTGCGCAAGATAGAGTACCTCCTTGGCGAGTCCCCGAGAACTGGATCAGTC ACGGTCCAGGAGGTCCTCGAGGTCCCcctggtggtggtggtggatatggtggtCCTCCTCAACAAGGATATCAACAACAGGGATACGGTCAAGGTGGTGCAGGATACGGATACggtggtggatatggtggtCAGGATAATGGTTACGGCCAAGGCGCTCCTGCAGGTGGTGCTGATCCTTACGCTGC CTACTACGCCTCAATGGGCCAACAAGCTCCTACAGCTGCTTGA
- a CDS encoding ATP synthase F1, delta subunit codes for MASAMRSVLSRGYATASAVKAPIQLNSLTGTYATSTYLAALKKSPKDLESLAKDIEAFDKKIKEDAKVSAFIQNPTLSASERTKALSSVVPSGSSPILLNLLTVLSENGRLSSAPKVFADFGSLISAYRGELEVVVTSAEPLDNKALNRIDKALQGTEIAKGKTLKVVNRVNPSVIGGLLVDFGDKSIDLSASSKVNRFNTALTRE; via the exons ATGGCTTCCGCAATGAGGTCTGTCCTCTCAAGAGGTTACGCAACCGCTTCAGCTGTCAAG GCTCCTATCCAACTCAACTCCCTCACTGGTACTTATGCCACCTCGACTTACCTCGCTGCTTTGAAGAAGTCTCCCAAGGATTTGGAAAGTTTAGCAAAGGATATTGAAGCTTTcgacaagaagatcaaggaagATGCCAAGGTATCTGCTTTCATCC AAAACCCCACCCTCTCAGCATCCGAACGAACCAAAGCCCTCTCCTCAGTCGTTCCCTCCGGCTCTTCCCctatcctcctcaacctccttaCCGTTTTATCCGAGAACGGTCGACTCTCATCCGCCCCCAAGGTATTCGCGGATTTCGGTTCTCTCATCTCTGCTTACCGTGGTGAACTCGAGGTTGTCGTCACCTCTGCTGAACCATTAGATAACAAGGCGCTCAACAGGATTGACAAGGCTTTGCAAGGTACGGAGATCGCTAAGGGAAAGACTTTGAAAGTTGTTAACCGG GTCAACCCATCAGTCATCGGTGGTCTCCTCGTTGACTTCGGAGacaaatcaatcgatctctcagcttcttccaaagtCAACAGATTCAACACTGCTCTTACCCGTGAGTAA